The Phycisphaeraceae bacterium genome has a window encoding:
- a CDS encoding alpha-2-macroglobulin — protein MTAHRSFPASLTLVLAFALLAPSLAAAAREAQPPDDAYARLKQEAEKHHAEKSFSRALALYQQAEKMTLPEPERRWVTFRIGDSMWRNRAASRSNDDTDYQRAVQILNDLLRVAYPTSVSRDHTWAAIQESLGDYWWIRNDSRNWHPGWQHYAAALDYWAGQRDLDLARARYLDIVFRASEPAWFNEYIWYRQNTYIPSNILDNAVKIAATDEDRSHAQYLLAMSLRHQGGVRLQNRVEELFQSVLTAGRTVEWYDDALFFYAEWLSQQGRPARLDDGQWTTRVDYRGAVELYRRLIAEFPAGRSAYVEQARNRIREITEPQLALTASNAFLPSSEQQFQLGWRNIRAIDISIHKVDLTKDVAFPARSDNQRAWLDTIDLSKAPQARSFVKDTKDAGDHLPGGESITLDEKLEPGAYVIEARAGDRKVRDLLLISDVTLITKTVADRTVVFACDAVDGSPVADAVVSVWEVRRSDNRFWTARRHEGRTDASGIAAFALSTPTGYGGLFFAARKDDRQAFNNSWANQQPSPGRAYRIYAFTDRPAYRPGEKVEWKAIARLYRESTYQTPANQVVAFEINDPQGAKVKEGSLTLNNFGAAWDSLEVTTSMPLGQYTVQFWTKDRGEWIGNAALFRLEEYKLPEYEVTVSTPRVNGKRLIYQVGDTVEAQISAQYYFGAPVANAEVEVVIYQRPYWHSWQPPRDFGWLHDDQGGRPWRNWYGRGNEIRREKIKTDDAGLASISFDTPLHDGQNYEYEVEARVVDSSRREVVGTDVIRVTMQKYFVYPRSEHNLYKPGENVKIEFTALDANNTPVEATGAVEVYRDEWREIWITPDGREVTGAELAAEQARHRYFPPLPEPGRIGWRLKHRGYTSEKILSQQVKTNAEGKGELTFKPEKDGYYRITWQSETRDVYPVGAQTWVWVCADASRAIGYYHGGVDIIVDKDTFKAGQVAPVMISVPTSNRYVLFTVEGNTLHDHRVVHVEGTVKLIHVEVTDQHIPNVWLNASMVQNGQVHTDSEQVIVPPVEHFLNVDVALDQSAYKPGSKGTLKVTTKDHNGKPVSADVSVALVDESVFYIQSELAGDIRQFFYRDRQGQAVATSTSFNEKSYVRLKKNEKGEIVVAGMDPEHEGMVVSEGLEEMADADGAVTFAARRRSGAAPPASAAMPGGGGGGLGGGAREARDAAGMEMAQGNMPMEALGRMNRDDKAGAPMDAGTEGGDPEAAVRVRSDFRSTALWVPSVVTDANGVATVDVSFPDTTSRWKATARAASSGADFGFGSASVQTRQPLIVRLQAPRFFVVGDELTISAVINNNTDAVVTARFDQAIAGLEVLETRLGGKALDAAAPRQVEIPANGSSRVDYLVAVRSAGEARLTVTARAGAESDGMEKTYPVFEHGIEKHLVNSGKVRGDDVTLAINLPPRKGGSTTLSVQVTPSMAVTMLDALPYLIDYPYGCVEQTMSRFVPAAIVARTLKDLNVDPAVAMSRLFGGIEQQHAAATHPGGKRDLSELDAMVKQGLARLADMQGSDGGWGWWKQYPSDHFMSAYVVWGLSLAKGAGMEIDPGLLTRGADFLRVKLVEQERNHDLQAWMLHALAAYQHAQDDNARSEFENKAFDNLWSNRERLNAYTRALLALAAHYYGDAERATTLVRNLESGVIMDRTPDTSILLGAGQQSSPAVIPTAHWGNDGVYYRWSDGGVEATAFALRALLAIEPGHELIEPVTNWLVKNRRGAQWSNTRDTAIVVLALTDYLRVSGELKPDVAFDVLVNDRMVATRTVKPEDALSGPSTFAIDPQLLRDGANSVRIVRKGGAGPIYFLAHASFFSHEEPIQPAGHELFVRRDYYKLVPYATLLKGYEYDRLPMKDGDSIVSGERVEVVLTIETKNNLEYLVFEDLKPAGLEAVALQSGQPLYARQIRKAGQERRFGAGGEIDPTMVARDGSDYTGRSEWVYQELRDRHVALFFNRLPEGVWEIQYELRAETPGDFHALPVMGHAMYVPEIRANSAEIRMKVYERN, from the coding sequence ATGACAGCCCACCGCTCCTTCCCGGCGTCGCTCACGCTGGTGCTCGCGTTTGCATTGCTGGCGCCTTCACTCGCCGCGGCCGCTCGCGAGGCGCAGCCGCCCGATGACGCCTATGCGCGGCTCAAACAGGAAGCCGAGAAGCACCATGCCGAGAAGTCGTTCTCTCGCGCCCTGGCGCTCTACCAGCAGGCGGAGAAGATGACCCTGCCCGAGCCGGAGCGGCGCTGGGTGACCTTCCGAATCGGCGACTCGATGTGGCGCAACCGGGCGGCTTCACGCTCCAATGACGACACGGACTATCAGCGCGCGGTTCAGATCCTCAACGACCTGCTGCGGGTCGCCTATCCCACCTCCGTCAGCCGCGACCACACATGGGCGGCGATTCAGGAGTCGCTGGGCGACTACTGGTGGATTCGAAACGATTCTCGCAACTGGCATCCCGGCTGGCAGCACTACGCCGCGGCGCTGGACTACTGGGCGGGTCAGCGCGACCTGGACCTCGCGCGTGCACGATACCTCGACATCGTCTTCCGCGCCTCCGAGCCGGCGTGGTTCAACGAATACATCTGGTACCGTCAGAACACGTACATTCCCTCGAATATTCTCGACAACGCGGTGAAGATCGCCGCCACGGATGAGGACCGCTCACACGCGCAGTACCTGCTGGCGATGTCGCTGCGACACCAGGGCGGGGTGCGGCTGCAGAACCGGGTGGAGGAACTGTTCCAGTCCGTGCTCACCGCGGGCCGGACCGTCGAGTGGTACGACGACGCCCTGTTCTTCTACGCCGAGTGGCTCAGCCAGCAGGGCCGTCCGGCGCGGCTGGACGACGGACAGTGGACCACGCGCGTCGATTATCGCGGCGCGGTTGAGCTGTACCGCCGCCTGATCGCGGAGTTCCCCGCGGGACGCTCGGCCTACGTGGAGCAGGCCCGAAACCGCATCCGTGAGATCACCGAGCCGCAACTGGCGCTCACCGCGTCCAACGCGTTTCTGCCCTCGTCCGAACAGCAGTTCCAGCTGGGGTGGCGGAACATCCGTGCCATTGACATCTCCATCCACAAGGTGGACCTGACGAAGGACGTCGCCTTCCCCGCGCGGTCGGATAATCAGCGGGCGTGGCTCGATACGATCGACCTGTCCAAGGCCCCGCAGGCACGCTCCTTCGTCAAGGACACGAAGGACGCCGGCGACCACCTGCCGGGCGGCGAGTCCATCACGCTGGATGAGAAACTCGAACCGGGCGCGTACGTGATCGAGGCCCGTGCGGGCGACCGCAAGGTCCGCGATCTGCTGCTCATTTCCGACGTGACGCTCATCACCAAGACGGTGGCGGACCGCACCGTGGTCTTCGCCTGCGACGCCGTCGACGGATCGCCCGTGGCGGACGCCGTGGTCAGCGTGTGGGAGGTGCGGCGTTCGGACAACCGGTTCTGGACCGCCCGGCGTCACGAGGGCAGGACCGATGCTTCGGGCATCGCCGCCTTCGCGCTCTCGACGCCCACCGGCTACGGCGGGCTGTTCTTCGCCGCCCGCAAGGATGACCGACAGGCGTTCAACAACTCGTGGGCGAATCAGCAACCCTCGCCGGGGCGGGCGTACCGCATCTACGCCTTCACTGATCGACCCGCCTATCGACCTGGCGAGAAAGTGGAGTGGAAGGCCATCGCGCGGCTGTACCGTGAATCGACCTACCAGACCCCCGCCAACCAGGTGGTGGCGTTCGAGATCAACGATCCGCAGGGCGCCAAGGTGAAGGAGGGATCGCTCACGCTCAACAACTTCGGCGCGGCGTGGGATTCGCTGGAGGTCACCACCTCGATGCCGCTCGGTCAGTACACCGTGCAGTTCTGGACGAAGGACCGGGGCGAGTGGATCGGAAACGCCGCGCTCTTCCGGCTCGAGGAGTACAAACTCCCGGAGTACGAGGTCACGGTCAGCACGCCCAGGGTGAACGGCAAGCGGCTCATCTATCAAGTCGGCGACACCGTCGAGGCGCAGATCAGCGCGCAGTACTACTTCGGAGCGCCCGTGGCCAACGCCGAAGTGGAGGTGGTCATCTACCAGCGGCCTTACTGGCACTCGTGGCAGCCGCCGCGCGACTTCGGCTGGCTCCATGACGACCAGGGCGGCCGCCCGTGGCGAAACTGGTACGGTCGCGGGAATGAGATCCGCCGCGAGAAGATCAAGACTGATGACGCCGGGCTGGCGTCCATCTCCTTCGACACGCCGCTCCATGACGGGCAGAACTACGAGTACGAGGTCGAGGCCCGCGTGGTGGATTCTTCGCGCCGCGAGGTGGTCGGCACGGACGTGATCCGCGTCACCATGCAGAAGTATTTCGTCTATCCCAGGTCCGAGCACAACCTGTACAAGCCGGGCGAGAACGTGAAGATCGAGTTCACCGCGCTCGACGCCAACAACACGCCGGTTGAGGCCACCGGCGCGGTGGAGGTCTACCGCGATGAATGGCGCGAGATCTGGATCACGCCCGACGGGCGCGAAGTGACCGGCGCTGAACTGGCCGCTGAGCAGGCGCGGCACAGGTACTTCCCGCCCCTGCCCGAGCCGGGCCGCATCGGCTGGCGGCTGAAGCACCGTGGATACACCAGCGAGAAGATTCTCTCGCAACAGGTGAAGACCAACGCCGAAGGCAAGGGCGAACTGACCTTCAAGCCCGAGAAGGACGGCTACTACCGCATCACCTGGCAGAGCGAAACGCGGGATGTGTACCCCGTGGGCGCGCAGACCTGGGTCTGGGTGTGCGCCGACGCCTCGCGCGCCATCGGCTACTACCACGGCGGCGTGGACATCATCGTGGACAAGGACACCTTCAAGGCCGGGCAGGTCGCGCCGGTGATGATCTCGGTGCCGACGAGCAATCGCTACGTGCTTTTCACCGTGGAGGGCAACACCCTGCACGATCACCGCGTTGTGCACGTGGAAGGGACGGTGAAACTGATCCACGTGGAGGTGACGGACCAGCACATCCCCAACGTCTGGCTCAACGCCAGCATGGTGCAGAACGGCCAGGTGCACACCGACTCGGAGCAGGTGATCGTGCCGCCCGTGGAGCACTTCCTGAACGTGGACGTGGCGCTTGACCAGTCCGCCTACAAGCCGGGGTCCAAGGGCACGCTCAAAGTCACCACGAAGGATCACAACGGCAAGCCCGTGAGCGCGGATGTGTCGGTCGCGCTGGTGGATGAGTCGGTGTTCTACATCCAGTCGGAGCTGGCGGGCGACATCCGGCAGTTCTTCTACCGCGACCGGCAGGGTCAGGCGGTCGCCACCTCCACCTCGTTCAACGAAAAGTCGTACGTGCGGCTGAAGAAAAACGAAAAGGGGGAGATCGTGGTGGCCGGTATGGACCCCGAGCACGAGGGCATGGTCGTCAGCGAAGGCCTGGAAGAGATGGCGGATGCGGACGGCGCGGTGACATTCGCCGCGCGTCGTCGAAGTGGAGCCGCGCCGCCCGCCTCAGCGGCCATGCCGGGCGGCGGCGGGGGTGGTCTCGGCGGCGGAGCGCGCGAAGCACGCGACGCGGCCGGCATGGAGATGGCCCAGGGCAACATGCCGATGGAAGCGCTGGGTCGGATGAACAGGGACGACAAGGCCGGCGCGCCGATGGACGCGGGAACCGAAGGCGGCGACCCGGAGGCGGCCGTGCGCGTCCGCTCCGACTTCCGCTCCACCGCGCTCTGGGTGCCCAGCGTGGTGACCGATGCCAACGGCGTCGCCACCGTGGATGTCTCATTCCCCGACACCACGTCACGCTGGAAGGCCACCGCGCGGGCGGCGTCGTCCGGCGCGGACTTCGGGTTCGGCAGTGCCTCGGTGCAGACGCGCCAGCCGCTCATCGTGCGCCTGCAGGCGCCGCGATTCTTCGTGGTGGGCGACGAACTCACCATCAGCGCGGTCATCAACAACAACACCGACGCGGTGGTGACCGCCCGCTTCGATCAGGCCATCGCCGGGCTGGAGGTGCTGGAGACGCGGCTTGGCGGCAAGGCGCTGGATGCGGCCGCCCCGCGCCAAGTGGAGATTCCCGCCAACGGCTCCTCGCGCGTGGATTACCTGGTCGCCGTGCGCAGCGCGGGCGAGGCGCGCCTCACCGTCACCGCGCGGGCCGGCGCCGAGTCCGACGGCATGGAGAAAACCTACCCCGTCTTCGAACACGGCATCGAAAAGCACCTCGTCAACTCCGGCAAAGTGCGCGGGGATGATGTGACGCTGGCGATCAACCTGCCGCCCCGAAAGGGCGGCTCGACCACCCTGAGCGTGCAGGTGACGCCCAGCATGGCCGTCACGATGCTCGATGCCCTGCCGTATCTCATCGACTACCCCTACGGCTGCGTGGAGCAGACGATGAGCCGCTTCGTGCCCGCGGCGATCGTGGCCCGCACGCTCAAGGATCTCAACGTCGATCCCGCCGTGGCCATGTCTCGGCTGTTCGGCGGCATTGAGCAACAGCACGCGGCCGCCACACACCCGGGCGGCAAGCGCGATCTGAGCGAACTGGACGCGATGGTCAAGCAGGGGCTGGCCCGGCTCGCCGACATGCAGGGGTCGGACGGCGGCTGGGGCTGGTGGAAGCAGTATCCCAGCGACCACTTCATGTCCGCCTACGTGGTGTGGGGGCTGTCGCTGGCCAAGGGCGCGGGCATGGAGATCGACCCGGGCCTGCTGACCCGCGGAGCCGACTTCCTGCGGGTGAAACTCGTCGAGCAGGAGCGCAACCACGACCTGCAGGCGTGGATGCTCCACGCCCTGGCGGCCTACCAGCACGCCCAGGATGACAACGCCCGATCCGAGTTCGAGAACAAGGCGTTCGACAACCTGTGGAGCAACCGCGAGCGCCTGAACGCCTACACGCGGGCCCTGCTGGCGCTGGCCGCGCACTACTACGGTGATGCGGAGCGGGCCACGACTCTCGTTCGCAACCTGGAAAGCGGCGTCATCATGGACCGCACGCCCGACACCTCCATCCTGCTCGGCGCTGGACAACAGTCCAGCCCGGCCGTCATTCCCACCGCGCACTGGGGCAATGACGGCGTCTACTACCGCTGGTCCGATGGCGGCGTCGAGGCCACCGCCTTCGCGTTGCGGGCCCTGCTGGCGATCGAGCCGGGGCATGAACTCATCGAGCCGGTGACCAACTGGCTGGTGAAGAACCGCCGCGGTGCGCAGTGGAGCAACACCCGCGACACCGCCATCGTGGTGCTGGCGCTGACCGACTATCTTCGCGTCAGCGGCGAACTGAAGCCGGATGTGGCCTTCGACGTGCTGGTGAACGACAGGATGGTCGCCACCCGCACGGTGAAGCCGGAGGATGCGCTGAGCGGTCCGAGCACGTTCGCCATCGACCCGCAGCTGCTGCGCGACGGCGCCAACAGCGTGCGCATCGTGCGCAAGGGGGGCGCGGGGCCGATCTATTTCCTCGCCCACGCCTCGTTCTTCAGCCACGAGGAACCGATCCAGCCCGCGGGTCACGAACTCTTCGTGCGGCGGGAC
- a CDS encoding HlyD family efflux transporter periplasmic adaptor subunit, which yields MKLTFGRIVTLVVVLGGAAAAVYALRPRPVEVETGVVERAPMRVMVEEDGVTRIRERYIVSAPLAGRLARVSLDPGDEVIAGQTVLATIQPTDPALLDARAQAEAEARVRAAQAAVDRAGAAVDRAVAGVDFAEKDLKRLVEASERLAATPRELETAAFNVTIARQDLRSAEYAREIARFELELAQSALTQARGGGENAAFVIPAPVSGRVLRVMQQSAAVVSAGAPIIEIGDPADLEAVVDVLSVDAVGIRPGDAVVIERWGGGAALRGAVRLVEPAAFTKVSALGVDEQRVNVVIDFLDEPEARIGLGDGFRIEAGIVVWRDDAALVVPDSALFRRGTAWAVFVIQQDHAVLRTVQVGRRNGVQAQVLGGLVEGDRVIVYPGDRVQDGTRVVVRAGRG from the coding sequence ATGAAACTCACCTTTGGGCGCATCGTGACGCTGGTGGTGGTGCTGGGCGGCGCCGCGGCGGCGGTCTACGCGCTGCGACCCAGGCCCGTTGAAGTGGAGACGGGCGTCGTCGAGCGCGCACCCATGCGCGTGATGGTCGAGGAGGACGGCGTCACCCGCATCCGCGAGCGGTACATCGTCTCCGCACCGCTCGCCGGTCGGCTGGCCCGCGTCTCGCTCGACCCTGGCGATGAAGTCATCGCCGGTCAGACGGTGCTCGCCACCATTCAGCCCACCGACCCGGCGCTGCTCGACGCCCGCGCCCAGGCGGAGGCCGAAGCCCGCGTGCGCGCGGCGCAGGCGGCGGTGGATCGCGCCGGCGCCGCCGTTGATCGCGCTGTCGCCGGGGTGGACTTCGCCGAGAAGGATCTCAAACGCCTTGTGGAGGCGTCGGAACGGCTGGCCGCCACACCCCGCGAACTGGAGACGGCGGCGTTCAACGTCACGATCGCCAGGCAGGATCTCCGCTCGGCGGAATACGCGCGGGAAATCGCCCGCTTCGAACTTGAACTCGCGCAAAGCGCGCTCACCCAGGCCCGGGGCGGCGGAGAGAACGCCGCGTTCGTCATCCCCGCGCCTGTCAGCGGTCGCGTGCTGCGCGTCATGCAGCAGAGCGCGGCGGTGGTGAGCGCGGGCGCACCCATCATCGAGATCGGCGATCCCGCCGATCTTGAAGCCGTGGTGGACGTGCTGTCGGTCGATGCCGTGGGCATCCGGCCAGGCGACGCGGTGGTCATCGAACGCTGGGGCGGCGGAGCAGCGCTGCGCGGCGCGGTGCGTCTGGTGGAGCCGGCGGCGTTCACCAAGGTCTCCGCGCTGGGCGTCGATGAACAGCGCGTCAACGTCGTCATCGACTTTCTTGACGAGCCGGAGGCGCGCATCGGGCTGGGGGACGGCTTCCGCATCGAGGCGGGCATCGTCGTCTGGCGCGATGACGCTGCGCTGGTCGTCCCGGACAGCGCACTCTTCCGTCGGGGGACGGCCTGGGCCGTGTTTGTCATCCAGCAGGATCACGCCGTGCTTCGCACCGTGCAGGTCGGCCGCCGCAACGGCGTTCAGGCCCAGGTGCTCGGCGGGTTGGTCGAAGGCGACCGGGTGATCGTGTACCCCGGGGATCGCGTTCAGGACGGGACGCGCGTGGTCGTTCGAGCCGGCAGGGGGTGA
- a CDS encoding FtsX-like permease family protein, with translation MTALNRKLARDLSRLRWQVLAIALVLASGVATFTMSLTALDSLRNTRDGYFASYRFGHVFAHLRRAPDSLARRLADIPGVSRVEPRIVFDVNLDVADFPEPVVGRLISLPRSGEPALHALHLRSGRLPDPDRRGEALVSEAFAAAHALKPGDTLRAIINGRMQRLRIVGVALSPEFVYEIREGEVLPDNKRFGVLWMGEDDLAAAFDLAGAFNNVVVSIGPGAVEQEVIQRLDALIEPFGGLGSYGRSDQTSAKFIAGELDQLRAMAVMAPAIFLSVAAFLLNMVLSRLIGTQREQIAILRAFGYSGGEVARHYLGFMLAIVLTGVAIGTAAGAWMGQGLTVMYARFFRFPLLAYDFDPKVPMMAALVSIGAGLVGTLRPLRRVAALPPAEAMRPPAPGVYRPTALERLGLQRWMTAGSRMVVRSLEREPIRAGLTMLGIAMAVGVLVLGQFALDAINYVLDFQFARVQRQHLMVSTSEVVPSRAVSELRAMPGVRRVEPFRAVAGRFIHGHYSERQGLIGLSSDHDLFVPRAEDGSRVVLPDEGLVLSDKLAERLRAGVGDIVRLEVLDGRRPVIEAPVASIVTDFTGTSAYMDIRSLRRLLREGDTVSGAFLAVDPLMQADLYARLKLTPGVASVVVREAAVKSFRETIAENLLRMRTFNVFFACIIAFGVVYNSARITLAERSRELATLRVIGFTRAEVSAILLGELGVLTAIALPVGMVIGYGFAALVVTALETETQRIPLVVEAPTFAFAAGVTLLAVVVSGLVVRRNVDRFDLVSVLKAQE, from the coding sequence ATGACCGCGCTCAACCGCAAACTCGCCCGCGACCTGTCGCGCCTGCGCTGGCAGGTGCTGGCGATTGCGCTGGTGCTGGCCTCGGGCGTGGCGACGTTCACCATGTCGCTGACCGCGCTCGATTCGCTGCGGAACACGCGCGACGGCTACTTCGCCTCGTACCGATTCGGACACGTCTTCGCGCATCTTCGTCGCGCGCCGGACTCGCTGGCCAGGCGACTCGCCGACATTCCCGGCGTCTCGCGCGTCGAACCCCGCATCGTGTTTGACGTGAACCTGGACGTGGCCGACTTTCCCGAGCCGGTGGTGGGGCGGCTCATCTCGCTGCCCCGATCGGGCGAGCCCGCGCTCCACGCGCTCCACCTTCGATCCGGTCGCCTCCCCGATCCCGACCGCCGGGGCGAGGCGCTGGTGAGCGAGGCCTTCGCCGCCGCCCACGCGCTCAAACCGGGCGACACGCTTCGCGCCATCATCAACGGACGAATGCAGCGGCTGCGCATCGTCGGTGTCGCCCTGTCCCCCGAGTTCGTGTACGAGATCCGCGAGGGTGAAGTGCTGCCCGACAACAAGCGCTTCGGCGTGCTGTGGATGGGCGAGGATGATCTGGCCGCCGCCTTCGACCTGGCGGGGGCCTTCAACAACGTGGTCGTCTCGATCGGTCCCGGCGCGGTGGAGCAGGAAGTCATCCAGCGGCTGGACGCGCTGATCGAACCATTCGGCGGACTCGGCTCGTACGGGCGATCCGATCAGACGTCCGCCAAGTTCATCGCCGGAGAGCTCGATCAACTGCGCGCCATGGCGGTGATGGCTCCGGCGATCTTCCTGTCCGTGGCGGCCTTCCTGCTCAACATGGTGCTCTCGCGGTTGATCGGTACGCAGCGCGAGCAGATCGCCATTCTGCGCGCCTTCGGCTACTCCGGGGGCGAGGTGGCGCGTCATTACCTGGGATTCATGCTCGCCATCGTGCTGACGGGCGTGGCCATCGGCACGGCGGCCGGTGCGTGGATGGGCCAGGGGCTGACGGTGATGTACGCCCGCTTCTTCCGCTTTCCGCTGCTGGCGTACGACTTCGATCCGAAGGTGCCGATGATGGCGGCGCTGGTGAGCATCGGCGCCGGGCTGGTCGGCACGCTGCGCCCGCTGCGCCGCGTGGCGGCGCTCCCCCCAGCCGAAGCCATGCGCCCACCCGCGCCCGGCGTCTACAGGCCAACGGCGCTCGAGCGCCTCGGGCTGCAGCGGTGGATGACCGCCGGTTCGCGCATGGTGGTCCGTTCGCTGGAGCGCGAGCCGATTCGCGCCGGGCTGACCATGCTGGGCATCGCCATGGCGGTGGGGGTGCTGGTGCTGGGACAGTTCGCGCTGGACGCCATCAACTACGTGCTGGATTTTCAGTTCGCGCGCGTGCAGCGCCAGCACCTGATGGTCAGCACCAGCGAAGTCGTCCCCTCGCGCGCCGTGAGCGAGCTGCGGGCCATGCCGGGCGTGCGCCGGGTGGAGCCCTTTCGCGCGGTGGCGGGTCGGTTCATCCACGGACACTACTCGGAGCGGCAGGGGCTGATCGGGCTGTCGTCGGATCACGATCTCTTCGTCCCCCGCGCCGAGGATGGTTCGCGCGTCGTCCTGCCGGATGAGGGGCTGGTGCTCTCGGACAAGCTGGCCGAACGGCTGCGCGCCGGGGTTGGCGACATCGTGCGCCTGGAGGTGCTGGACGGCCGGCGACCCGTCATCGAAGCCCCGGTGGCGTCGATCGTGACCGACTTCACGGGCACGAGCGCGTACATGGATATCCGCTCCCTGCGCCGACTGCTGCGCGAGGGCGACACCGTTTCCGGGGCCTTTCTCGCCGTGGACCCGTTGATGCAGGCGGACCTGTACGCCCGGCTCAAGCTCACTCCCGGCGTGGCCAGCGTGGTGGTGCGCGAGGCGGCGGTGAAGTCCTTCCGCGAAACCATCGCGGAGAACCTGCTCCGCATGCGGACATTCAACGTGTTCTTCGCCTGCATCATCGCCTTCGGCGTGGTGTACAACAGCGCCCGCATCACGCTGGCGGAGCGCAGCCGCGAACTGGCCACGCTGCGGGTCATCGGCTTCACGCGGGCCGAGGTGTCGGCGATTCTGCTGGGCGAACTGGGCGTGCTGACCGCCATCGCGCTGCCCGTGGGCATGGTGATCGGGTACGGCTTCGCCGCGCTGGTCGTGACCGCGCTGGAGACGGAGACGCAGCGCATCCCGCTGGTGGTGGAGGCGCCGACCTTCGCCTTCGCCGCGGGCGTCACGCTGCTGGCGGTGGTGGTGTCCGGGCTGGTGGTGCGGCGGAACGTGGACCGCTTCGACCTGGTGTCGGTGCTCAAGGCGCAGGAGTGA
- a CDS encoding ABC transporter ATP-binding protein translates to MTGTSADAVDAPRRTAVFQARGLTKVYQMGEVRVHALRGVDVDLYEHEFVVLLGPSGSGKSTLLNILGGLDVPTAGTVRYLDHDLTRDDDAALTRYRREHVGFVFQFYNLVPSLTARENVSLVTEIAADPMKPEDALELVGLGDRMDHFPSQLSGGEQQRVAIARAVAKRPSVLLCDEPTGALDVTTGVLVLQAIERVNRELGTTTAVITHNATIARMADRVISLSGGLIASVHENVMRVAASDLEW, encoded by the coding sequence ATGACCGGCACATCCGCCGACGCCGTCGACGCGCCCCGTCGCACCGCTGTCTTTCAGGCCCGTGGCCTGACGAAGGTGTATCAGATGGGCGAGGTGCGCGTGCACGCGCTGCGCGGCGTGGACGTGGACCTGTACGAGCACGAGTTCGTGGTGCTGCTGGGGCCGTCCGGAAGCGGCAAATCCACGCTGCTCAACATCCTGGGCGGGCTGGACGTGCCCACCGCGGGCACGGTGCGGTATCTCGACCACGACCTGACGCGGGATGACGACGCCGCGCTCACTCGCTACCGGCGTGAGCACGTCGGATTCGTGTTCCAGTTCTACAACCTGGTGCCGTCGCTGACCGCGCGTGAGAACGTGTCGCTGGTGACCGAGATCGCCGCCGACCCCATGAAGCCGGAGGATGCGCTGGAACTGGTCGGTCTGGGCGACCGGATGGACCACTTCCCCTCGCAGCTCTCGGGCGGCGAGCAGCAGCGCGTGGCCATCGCCCGCGCGGTGGCCAAGCGACCCTCGGTGCTGCTCTGCGATGAACCCACCGGCGCGCTGGACGTGACCACCGGCGTCCTGGTGCTTCAGGCCATTGAGCGCGTCAATCGTGAACTCGGCACCACGACCGCCGTCATCACGCACAACGCCACCATCGCCCGCATGGCCGATCGTGTGATCTCGCTGTCAGGCGGCCTCATCGCCTCGGTGCATGAGAACGTCATGCGCGTAGCGGCGAGCGACCTGGAGTGGTGA
- a CDS encoding GNAT family N-acetyltransferase: MSPITPTVLETDRLLLRPFTPEDAPVVQRYASDREVARTTLSIPHPYPDGAAAAWIAGHARGLETGLNPIFAITLREGAQLIGAIDLRLNPDHRWAEVGYVIYRPWWGAGYATEALRSVVRHGFETLGLHRIHAHHFGSNPASGRVLEKAGMRREGVWRQHICKWGEMLDVVQYGLLRAEWASGQL, translated from the coding sequence ATGTCGCCCATCACGCCAACCGTACTGGAAACGGATCGTCTGCTGCTGCGCCCGTTTACGCCGGAGGACGCGCCGGTGGTGCAGCGTTACGCCTCGGATCGGGAGGTGGCGCGCACCACGCTGAGCATTCCCCATCCGTACCCGGATGGAGCGGCGGCGGCCTGGATCGCCGGGCATGCCCGCGGCCTGGAGACCGGGCTCAACCCGATCTTCGCGATCACGCTCCGCGAAGGGGCGCAACTGATCGGCGCCATCGACCTGCGGCTCAACCCGGACCATCGCTGGGCCGAGGTGGGTTACGTCATCTACCGCCCGTGGTGGGGGGCGGGCTACGCCACCGAGGCGCTTCGGTCCGTGGTGCGACACGGCTTCGAGACCCTGGGGCTGCACCGCATCCACGCCCACCACTTTGGCAGCAATCCTGCGTCAGGCCGGGTGCTGGAGAAGGCGGGCATGAGGCGTGAAGGCGTGTGGCGCCAGCACATCTGCAAGTGGGGTGAGATGCTCGACGTAGTGCAGTACGGCCTGCTGCGCGCGGAGTGGGCGTCGGGTCAATTGTGA